From the genome of Vicia villosa cultivar HV-30 ecotype Madison, WI linkage group LG2, Vvil1.0, whole genome shotgun sequence, one region includes:
- the LOC131648037 gene encoding probable histone H2A.3, with translation MAGRGKTLGSSTPKKSTSRSNKAGLQFPVGRIARFLKAGKYAERVGAGAPVYLAAVLEYLAAEVLELAGNAARDNKKTRIVPRHIQLAVRNDEELSKLLGDVTIANGGVMPNIHNLLLPKKAGSSKAGADDE, from the exons ATGGCGGGTAGAGGCAAAACCCTAGGTTCCAGCACTCCCAAGAAGTCCACCTCAAGGAGTAACAAGGCTGGTCTTCAGTTCCCCGTCGGCCGTATCGCTCGTTTTCTCAAGGCCGGCAAGTACGCCGAGCGTGTTGGTGCCGGTGCTCCGGTGTACCTCGCCGCCGTCCTGGAATATCTTGCCGCAGAG GTTCTTGAATTGGCTGGGAATGCTGCAAGGGACAACAAGAAGACTAGAATTGTGCCAAGACATATTCAATTGGCTGTTAGGAACGATGAGGAATTGAGCAAGCTTCTTGGTGATGTTACCATTGCCAATGGTGGTGTGATGCCCAATATTCACAACTTGTTGCTTCCAAAGAAAGCTGGTTCTTCTAAGGCTGGTGCTGATGATGAGTGA
- the LOC131653689 gene encoding formin-like protein 5 isoform X1, protein MVTIQNYMGVIKYVFCIVLVLNIVAVISIEEKKETEEEFVGKLFDPASGLLDEDTAEILCIICMEDLIHVTKDIGDLGLCLPKESHSRTNELTSESRSTTRENIQNLISTCNPQLKENFLNCLRKHHVPFQDQSKNLNTAYEESGSSRRYPRRVSPRYLAEKQDKDGGNDGSSKKDKSDNDSDKSSKKKSKSSESKRKQHEKAVYNAVAMTALVTFIFAACIFLCCCRCCGSGRVNQTDERPLLSMSRSDYSVDSSPNNNPSRFSLKEEKHGVQPISSILVDEKKNSMKEDATRPSFDLKPPPGRVGSGIPPLKPPPGRPDPLPPEPPSVKNFDYAVNPPPPPPPPGLQIPSSVGPLPPGLPRPGGGGPPPPPPPKLGNSGPKPPPPPPPRGKAGGPRPPPPPKGGVGPPRAPPPFGQKGTRPLPNGPKVQGKVEVSSEGEGEGEADDAPKTKLKPFFWDKVQANSDQTMVWTQLKAGSFQFNEEMMETLFGYSTPSMEKKGGQKKEPSFRDAAPQFTQIIESKKAQNLSILLKALNVTLEEVRDALLEGNELPIEFLHTLIKMAPTSEEELKLRLFSGGLSQLGPADRFLKSLVEIPFAIKRMETLLYMSTLQEELTSTRDSFTTLEVACKELRSSRLFLKLLEAVLKTGNRMNDGTFRGGALAFKLDTLLKLSDVKGVDGKITLLHFVVQEIMRTEGIRAARMVKESSSFSSIKTEDLLEDFNHESEEHYREIGLQVVSHLSSDLENVKKAAALDADGLTSTTARLGYGLVKTRDFLNKELVNNLENDKGFHETVKSFVEKAEVDVTGLLEEEKKIMALVKSTGDYFHGSTGRDEGLRLFVIVRDFLIMLDKVCREIQKAPKKPIKNVKQETSNANPKGPSKPETRPPPPDIRQRLFPAVVERRVDDFSSDEDSP, encoded by the exons ATGGTGACAATTCAAAATTATATGGGTGTCATAAAGTATGTATTTTGCATTGTTTTGGTTCTTAATATTGTAGCAGTTATTAgcattgaagaaaagaaggaaacaGAAGAAGAATTTGTTGGCAAATTATTTGATCCTGCGTCTGGATTATTGGATGAGGATACG GCAGAGATTCTATGTATCATTTGCATGGAAGATTTGATTCATGTTACGAAAGATATTGGAGATCTTGGCTTATGCCTACCAAAGGAATCACATAGTAGAACCAATGAACTTACCTCAGAATCCAGATCAACAACAAGAGAAAACATCCAAAATTTGATTAGTACTTGCAATCCACAGTTGAAGGAAAACTTTCTTAACTGTTTGAGAAAACACCACGTTCCATTCCAAGATCAATCCAAGAATTTGAACACTGCTTACGAGGAATCAGGTTCGTCCAGAAGATATCCGCGTCGAGTTTCGCCTCGATACTTAGCAGAAAAACAAGACAAAGATGGTGGCAACGATGGATCATCtaaaaaagataaaagcgataatgATTCTGATAAATCATCAAAGAAGAAGTCGAAATCTTCTGAATCTAAACGTAAACAGCACGAGAAAGCGGTTTATAATGCTGTGGCTATGACTGCACTGGTGACATTTATATTTGCAGCATGTATCTTTTTATGTTGTTGTAGGTGTTGTGGAAGTGGTAGAGTTAATCAAACCGATGAAAGGCCGCTTCTCAGCATGAGCAGGAGTGACTACTCTGTTG ATTCTTCTCCAAATAATAACCCCTCAAGATTTTCATTAAAAGAGGAGAAACATGGAGTCCAACCAATTAGTAGTATTTTGGTTGATGAGAAAAAGAACTCAATGAAAGAAGATGCTACAAGACCGTCATTTGACCTTAAACCTCCACCGGGTAGGGTAGGAAGTGGCATTCCACCTTTGAAACCTCCTCCAGGAAGACCTGATCCTCTTCCACCCGAACCACCGTCAGTTAAGAATTTTGATTATGCAGTTAATCCACCGCCGCCACCTCCTCCCCCTGGACTACAAATTCCTAGCAGTGTTGGTCCTCTTCCTCCCGGACTACCGAGGCCTGGCGGTGGTGGCCCTCCTCCACCCCCACCGCCGAAACTTGGCAATAGTGGTCCTAAGCctcctccaccaccaccaccacgtgGAAAAGCAGGTGGTCCTCGACCACCACCACCTCCTAAGGGTGGTGTAGGTCCTCCGAGAGCTCCACCTCCATTTGGCCAAAAAGGTACAAGACCTTTACCTAATGGACCAAAGGTTCAAGGGAAAGTTGAAGTTAGTTCAGAAGGTGAAGGTGAAGGTGAAGCTGATGATGCTCCTAAAACCAAGTTAAAGCCTTTTTTCTGGGACAAGGTTCAAGCCAACTCAGATCAAACTATGGTTTGGACTCAACTCAAAGCAGGATCATTCCA GTTTAACGAAGAAATGATGGAAACACTTTTTGGATATAGTACTCCATCAATGGAGAAAAAAGGTGGACAGAAGAAAGAGCCTTCCTTCCGTGATGCTGCACCTCAGTTTACCCAAATCATTGAATCAAAGAAAGCACAAAATTTATCAATTCTGTTGAAAGCATTAAATGTGACACTTGAAGAAGTCCGTGATGCACTACTTGAAG GAAATGAGCTCCCAATAGAATTTCTTCACACCCTGATAAAGATGGCACCAACATCAGAGGAAGAACTTAAGCTTAGACTTTTCAGTGGTGGTTTATCTCAACTAGGTCCAGCAGATCGGTTCCTTAAATCCCTGGTTGAGATTCCCTTTGCTATTAAACGAATGGAAACATTGCTTTACATGAGTACTCTTCAAGAGGAACTCACCTCTACCCGGGATTCTTTCACAACTTTAGAG GTTGCTTGTAAGGAACTAAGGAGCAGTAGATTGTTCCTCAAGCTTCTTGAAGCTGTTCTTAAAACAGGAAACCGGATGAACGACGGAACATTCCGCGGAGGTGCACTTGCATTCAAACTTGACACGCTACTAAAATTATCCGATGTAAAAGGAGTAGATGGGAAAATCACCCTCTTACACTTTGTTGTTCAAGAGATAATGCGAACAGAAGGAATAAGAGCAGCCCGAATGGTGAAAGAGAGCAGTAGTTTCTCTAGTATAAAAACCGAGGACCTTCTCGAAGACTTTAATCATGAATCAGAAGAACACTACCGCGAAATAGGTCTACAAGTAGTCTCACATTTGAGTAGTGATCTCGAGAATGTGAAGAAGGCGGCAGCATTAGATGCTGATGGTTTGACAAGCACAACAGCTAGATTAGGCTATGGTCTTGTAAAAACTCGTGATTTCTTAAACAAAGAACTTGTGAACAACTTAGAGAACGATAAAGGGTTCCATGAGACAGTTAAGAGTTTTGTGGAGAAAGCCGAGGTTGATGTCACAGGTTTGttagaagaagagaagaaaatcaTGGCTCTTGTAAAGAGTACTGGTGATTACTTTCATGGGAGTACAGGGAGAGACGAAGGGTTGAGATTGTTTGTAATAGTACGCGATTTCTTAATAATGTTGGATAAGGTGTGCAGAGAGATTCAAAAAGCACCAAAGAAGCCAATAAAGAATGTAAAACAAGAAACAAGTAATGCTAATCCTAAAGGGCCGTCGAAGCCGGAAACTCGTCCTCCACCTCCAGATATTCGCCAGCGGTTGTTTCCGGCAGTGGTAGAGAGGAGAGTGGATGATTTTAGTTCAGATGAAGACAGTCCATAG
- the LOC131653689 gene encoding formin-like protein 5 isoform X2 has protein sequence MRIRSMLQAEILCIICMEDLIHVTKDIGDLGLCLPKESHSRTNELTSESRSTTRENIQNLISTCNPQLKENFLNCLRKHHVPFQDQSKNLNTAYEESGSSRRYPRRVSPRYLAEKQDKDGGNDGSSKKDKSDNDSDKSSKKKSKSSESKRKQHEKAVYNAVAMTALVTFIFAACIFLCCCRCCGSGRVNQTDERPLLSMSRSDYSVDSSPNNNPSRFSLKEEKHGVQPISSILVDEKKNSMKEDATRPSFDLKPPPGRVGSGIPPLKPPPGRPDPLPPEPPSVKNFDYAVNPPPPPPPPGLQIPSSVGPLPPGLPRPGGGGPPPPPPPKLGNSGPKPPPPPPPRGKAGGPRPPPPPKGGVGPPRAPPPFGQKGTRPLPNGPKVQGKVEVSSEGEGEGEADDAPKTKLKPFFWDKVQANSDQTMVWTQLKAGSFQFNEEMMETLFGYSTPSMEKKGGQKKEPSFRDAAPQFTQIIESKKAQNLSILLKALNVTLEEVRDALLEGNELPIEFLHTLIKMAPTSEEELKLRLFSGGLSQLGPADRFLKSLVEIPFAIKRMETLLYMSTLQEELTSTRDSFTTLEVACKELRSSRLFLKLLEAVLKTGNRMNDGTFRGGALAFKLDTLLKLSDVKGVDGKITLLHFVVQEIMRTEGIRAARMVKESSSFSSIKTEDLLEDFNHESEEHYREIGLQVVSHLSSDLENVKKAAALDADGLTSTTARLGYGLVKTRDFLNKELVNNLENDKGFHETVKSFVEKAEVDVTGLLEEEKKIMALVKSTGDYFHGSTGRDEGLRLFVIVRDFLIMLDKVCREIQKAPKKPIKNVKQETSNANPKGPSKPETRPPPPDIRQRLFPAVVERRVDDFSSDEDSP, from the exons ATGAGGATACG TTCCATGCTGCAGGCAGAGATTCTATGTATCATTTGCATGGAAGATTTGATTCATGTTACGAAAGATATTGGAGATCTTGGCTTATGCCTACCAAAGGAATCACATAGTAGAACCAATGAACTTACCTCAGAATCCAGATCAACAACAAGAGAAAACATCCAAAATTTGATTAGTACTTGCAATCCACAGTTGAAGGAAAACTTTCTTAACTGTTTGAGAAAACACCACGTTCCATTCCAAGATCAATCCAAGAATTTGAACACTGCTTACGAGGAATCAGGTTCGTCCAGAAGATATCCGCGTCGAGTTTCGCCTCGATACTTAGCAGAAAAACAAGACAAAGATGGTGGCAACGATGGATCATCtaaaaaagataaaagcgataatgATTCTGATAAATCATCAAAGAAGAAGTCGAAATCTTCTGAATCTAAACGTAAACAGCACGAGAAAGCGGTTTATAATGCTGTGGCTATGACTGCACTGGTGACATTTATATTTGCAGCATGTATCTTTTTATGTTGTTGTAGGTGTTGTGGAAGTGGTAGAGTTAATCAAACCGATGAAAGGCCGCTTCTCAGCATGAGCAGGAGTGACTACTCTGTTG ATTCTTCTCCAAATAATAACCCCTCAAGATTTTCATTAAAAGAGGAGAAACATGGAGTCCAACCAATTAGTAGTATTTTGGTTGATGAGAAAAAGAACTCAATGAAAGAAGATGCTACAAGACCGTCATTTGACCTTAAACCTCCACCGGGTAGGGTAGGAAGTGGCATTCCACCTTTGAAACCTCCTCCAGGAAGACCTGATCCTCTTCCACCCGAACCACCGTCAGTTAAGAATTTTGATTATGCAGTTAATCCACCGCCGCCACCTCCTCCCCCTGGACTACAAATTCCTAGCAGTGTTGGTCCTCTTCCTCCCGGACTACCGAGGCCTGGCGGTGGTGGCCCTCCTCCACCCCCACCGCCGAAACTTGGCAATAGTGGTCCTAAGCctcctccaccaccaccaccacgtgGAAAAGCAGGTGGTCCTCGACCACCACCACCTCCTAAGGGTGGTGTAGGTCCTCCGAGAGCTCCACCTCCATTTGGCCAAAAAGGTACAAGACCTTTACCTAATGGACCAAAGGTTCAAGGGAAAGTTGAAGTTAGTTCAGAAGGTGAAGGTGAAGGTGAAGCTGATGATGCTCCTAAAACCAAGTTAAAGCCTTTTTTCTGGGACAAGGTTCAAGCCAACTCAGATCAAACTATGGTTTGGACTCAACTCAAAGCAGGATCATTCCA GTTTAACGAAGAAATGATGGAAACACTTTTTGGATATAGTACTCCATCAATGGAGAAAAAAGGTGGACAGAAGAAAGAGCCTTCCTTCCGTGATGCTGCACCTCAGTTTACCCAAATCATTGAATCAAAGAAAGCACAAAATTTATCAATTCTGTTGAAAGCATTAAATGTGACACTTGAAGAAGTCCGTGATGCACTACTTGAAG GAAATGAGCTCCCAATAGAATTTCTTCACACCCTGATAAAGATGGCACCAACATCAGAGGAAGAACTTAAGCTTAGACTTTTCAGTGGTGGTTTATCTCAACTAGGTCCAGCAGATCGGTTCCTTAAATCCCTGGTTGAGATTCCCTTTGCTATTAAACGAATGGAAACATTGCTTTACATGAGTACTCTTCAAGAGGAACTCACCTCTACCCGGGATTCTTTCACAACTTTAGAG GTTGCTTGTAAGGAACTAAGGAGCAGTAGATTGTTCCTCAAGCTTCTTGAAGCTGTTCTTAAAACAGGAAACCGGATGAACGACGGAACATTCCGCGGAGGTGCACTTGCATTCAAACTTGACACGCTACTAAAATTATCCGATGTAAAAGGAGTAGATGGGAAAATCACCCTCTTACACTTTGTTGTTCAAGAGATAATGCGAACAGAAGGAATAAGAGCAGCCCGAATGGTGAAAGAGAGCAGTAGTTTCTCTAGTATAAAAACCGAGGACCTTCTCGAAGACTTTAATCATGAATCAGAAGAACACTACCGCGAAATAGGTCTACAAGTAGTCTCACATTTGAGTAGTGATCTCGAGAATGTGAAGAAGGCGGCAGCATTAGATGCTGATGGTTTGACAAGCACAACAGCTAGATTAGGCTATGGTCTTGTAAAAACTCGTGATTTCTTAAACAAAGAACTTGTGAACAACTTAGAGAACGATAAAGGGTTCCATGAGACAGTTAAGAGTTTTGTGGAGAAAGCCGAGGTTGATGTCACAGGTTTGttagaagaagagaagaaaatcaTGGCTCTTGTAAAGAGTACTGGTGATTACTTTCATGGGAGTACAGGGAGAGACGAAGGGTTGAGATTGTTTGTAATAGTACGCGATTTCTTAATAATGTTGGATAAGGTGTGCAGAGAGATTCAAAAAGCACCAAAGAAGCCAATAAAGAATGTAAAACAAGAAACAAGTAATGCTAATCCTAAAGGGCCGTCGAAGCCGGAAACTCGTCCTCCACCTCCAGATATTCGCCAGCGGTTGTTTCCGGCAGTGGTAGAGAGGAGAGTGGATGATTTTAGTTCAGATGAAGACAGTCCATAG
- the LOC131653690 gene encoding probable histone H2A.3 — MAGRGKTLGSSGAAKKATSRSSKAGLQFPVGRIARFLKAGKYAERVGAGAPVYLAAVLEYLAAEVLELAGNAARDNKKTRIVPRHIQLAVRNDEELSKLLGDVTIANGGVMPNIHNLLLPKKAGGSSKGAGADEE, encoded by the exons ATGGCAGGAAGAGGCAAAACCCTAGGATCCAGTGGCGCTGCCAAGAAGGCAACCTCAAGGAGCAGCAAGGCTGGCCTTCAATTCCCCGTCGGCCGTATCGCTCGTTTCCTCAAGGCCGGTAAATACGCCGAGCGTGTCGGTGCCGGTGCTCCTGTGTACCTTGCCGCCGTCCTTGAATATCTCGCCGCCGAG GTTCTTGAATTGGCTGGAAACGCTGCGAGGGACAACAAGAAGACTAGAATTGTGCCTAGACATATTCAATTGGCTGTTAGGAACGATGAGGAATTGAGCAAGCTTCTTGGCGATGTTACCATCGCTAACGGTGGTGTTATGCCCAATATTCACAACCTTTTGCTCCCAAAGAAAGCTGGTGGTTCCTCCAAGGGTGCTGGTGCCGATGAAGAGTAA